A region from the Tsuneonella mangrovi genome encodes:
- the hflC gene encoding protease modulator HflC → MEQIWQTHKASIIAVGVAILALLMCFTVVPETEEAVIVRAGRPDPQVVNLYKPDQPLSHPGAGIVFRIPFYERLVRIDRRILNVDMEPQTVLSTDQLRLNVDAYARYRIIDPVKMVQTAGTLDTVETQLSAILSSVVRQELGRRSFASLLTAERGTTMLNIRRKLDTQAREYGAKVIDVRIKRADLPDGTPLQSAFDRMRTARDQEAKTILAQGQKNAQIIRADADAKAAKIYADAFNKDPKFYDFYRAMQSYDTVFSNGAEGSSAIILGPDNEYLKQFRGKP, encoded by the coding sequence ATGGAACAGATCTGGCAAACACACAAAGCGTCGATCATCGCCGTCGGGGTAGCGATCCTGGCGCTTCTGATGTGCTTCACGGTCGTCCCCGAGACTGAAGAGGCGGTCATCGTGCGCGCCGGGCGACCCGATCCCCAGGTGGTCAACCTCTACAAGCCGGACCAGCCGCTCAGCCATCCCGGCGCGGGGATCGTGTTCCGCATCCCGTTCTACGAGCGGTTGGTGCGGATCGACCGGCGGATACTCAACGTCGACATGGAACCGCAAACCGTGCTGTCGACCGACCAGCTGCGGCTGAACGTCGATGCCTATGCCCGTTACCGGATCATCGACCCGGTCAAGATGGTCCAGACCGCCGGAACGCTCGACACCGTCGAAACCCAGCTCTCGGCGATTCTAAGCTCGGTGGTGCGGCAGGAACTCGGCCGCCGCAGCTTCGCGTCGCTGCTCACTGCCGAACGCGGCACGACGATGCTCAACATCCGCAGGAAGCTCGATACCCAGGCGCGCGAATACGGCGCCAAAGTGATCGACGTGCGGATCAAGCGCGCCGACCTGCCCGACGGCACGCCGCTGCAATCGGCGTTCGACCGGATGCGGACCGCACGCGACCAGGAAGCCAAGACTATCCTCGCGCAGGGCCAGAAGAACGCCCAGATCATCCGTGCCGACGCCGATGCCAAGGCTGCCAAGATCTACGCCGACGCGTTCAACAAGGATCCAAAGTTCTACGATTTCTACCGCGCGATGCAGAGCTACGACACGGTCTTTTCCAACGGTGCGGAAGGATCGTCCGCGATCATCCTGGGCCCGGACAACGAATATCTGAAGCAGTTTCGCGGAAAACCCTGA
- a CDS encoding Do family serine endopeptidase gives MRYSYGLTSALLVGGAAISLITGYPAGAQVAQNDDSQIAKVVPRAGAPSGFADLTAQLQPAVVNISTRQRIQVQSQNPFAGTPFEGLFGTPNGGGQPQTREAQSLGSGFIISADGYVVTNNHVISPEGNGQVEEITVTTPDGTDYPATIVGKDDASDLAVLKIKGDKPFPFVKFGDSAKARPGDWVIAIGNPFGLGGTVTAGIVSAVYRATGSGSPYDRYIQTDASINRGNSGGPLFDMQGNVIGINNAILSPSGGSVGIGLAIPADTAAPIVKKLISGEKIERGYLGVQIQPVTGDLADSLGLPQNRGEFVQAVEPGQPADKAGIKPGDIVTKVGGKDVTNDQTLSFLVANIKPGTSVPVELYRQGQHRTVNVTVGTRPSEKELAQSQMFNGDDGDTNDNSSAPATSEVVTKHLGVQVTPITARIASQLGVSPDTKGVVVLSLDPSSDAAQKGLQRGDIILSANYKDISSVADLEAVVSQAMKDKRESVLLRVQRRGRPAMYIAFRLQ, from the coding sequence GTGCGATATTCATACGGACTTACTTCGGCGCTGCTGGTCGGCGGTGCCGCGATCTCGCTCATCACCGGTTACCCCGCCGGGGCGCAGGTTGCCCAGAACGACGACAGCCAGATCGCCAAGGTGGTGCCCCGCGCGGGTGCGCCCTCCGGGTTCGCGGACCTGACGGCCCAGCTCCAGCCTGCAGTGGTCAACATCTCGACCCGCCAGCGGATCCAGGTGCAGTCGCAGAACCCCTTCGCGGGCACCCCGTTCGAAGGCCTGTTCGGCACCCCGAACGGCGGCGGCCAGCCGCAGACCCGCGAAGCGCAGTCGCTCGGTTCCGGGTTCATTATCTCGGCAGACGGCTACGTGGTCACCAACAACCACGTCATCAGCCCCGAAGGCAACGGCCAGGTCGAGGAGATCACCGTCACCACTCCTGACGGGACGGATTACCCGGCAACGATCGTCGGCAAGGACGATGCGTCGGACCTCGCGGTGCTCAAGATCAAGGGCGACAAGCCGTTTCCGTTCGTCAAGTTCGGCGATTCGGCGAAGGCACGCCCGGGCGACTGGGTGATCGCGATCGGCAATCCGTTCGGGCTCGGCGGCACAGTGACTGCGGGGATCGTTTCGGCGGTCTATCGCGCGACCGGCTCGGGTTCGCCCTACGACCGTTACATCCAGACCGACGCGAGCATCAATCGCGGCAACTCGGGTGGCCCGTTGTTCGACATGCAGGGTAACGTGATCGGCATCAACAACGCGATCCTTTCGCCGTCGGGCGGCAGCGTCGGCATCGGCCTCGCCATTCCAGCCGATACCGCCGCGCCGATCGTCAAGAAGCTGATTTCGGGCGAGAAGATCGAGCGCGGCTACCTCGGCGTCCAGATCCAGCCGGTCACAGGCGACCTCGCCGATTCGCTCGGCCTGCCGCAGAATCGCGGCGAATTCGTCCAGGCGGTCGAGCCGGGCCAGCCGGCGGACAAGGCCGGCATCAAGCCGGGCGACATCGTGACCAAGGTGGGCGGCAAGGACGTGACCAACGACCAGACGCTGTCGTTCCTGGTCGCCAACATCAAGCCGGGCACGTCGGTTCCGGTCGAACTCTACCGCCAGGGCCAGCACCGCACCGTCAATGTCACGGTCGGTACCCGCCCGAGCGAGAAGGAACTCGCCCAATCGCAAATGTTCAACGGCGATGATGGCGATACGAACGACAACTCGTCCGCCCCCGCAACCAGCGAGGTTGTGACCAAGCATCTCGGCGTCCAGGTGACCCCGATCACTGCACGCATTGCCTCGCAGCTGGGCGTATCGCCCGATACCAAGGGCGTGGTCGTGCTCAGCCTCGACCCGAGTTCCGATGCGGCCCAGAAGGGCTTGCAACGCGGCGACATCATCCTCTCGGCGAATTACAAAGATATCTCAAGCGTGGCGGACCTGGAAGCGGTGGTCAGCCAGGCGATGAAGGACAAGCGCGAATCCGTGCTGCTTCGCGTACAACGTCGCGGCCGTCCGGCAATGTATATCGCATTCCGCCTGCAATAG
- a CDS encoding transglycosylase domain-containing protein: MAKRGSRRTAAANQQRSQQSKRARVRSGWRLWLRRLVIWGGALALIGALFLGAAVVFAERSLPSYNSLAATQPGQTVVVRARDGSELIELGPSYGQWLNSDQIPQVMKDAMVSVEDRRFYSHFGVDPIGLVRAIYVWMTGDKRIQATSTITQQLARNLFLNSNRSFDRKVREAVLAMALEMKFSKQQILALYLNKVYFGGGAYGIDSASRKFFSHPATHLSVGEAAIIAGLVKAPSRFSPTADVDAAVKRANVVLALMREQGRISASEAAVNPATVKLKKDSNENSVRYFTDWVLPQLEVMVPDTTEPLEVWTTLDPGMQNAAAQAIKANAPKGAQGALVSLDRDGAILAMVGGTDYVTSNYNRATEAMRQPGSAWKLFVYIAALEAGYTPDDRVKDVPVTIDGWSPHNAGGSYAGEMSVRDAFAYSKNTVAAQLGNEVGFGTVASVARRFGITTPISTYPAMVLGSSEVRVIQLTQAFAEISDGGFAIQPYGIVKVTDTKGDVLFQHQPGRFGQLIPDYVAAGMTDMLQTTVATGTARAAQIGRPVAGKTGTTSLNKDGWFLGFSSGITTGVWMGRDDAKPVPGLHGGSAPAKAFADYMNYAVKDRPVEQFKTELKLPEWQQEPDDEHYYDGNPGDYYYTDEQGNLIQPNKPETPGQMAFPPGSEPGAQSAPSRNSPNPPSGDNGQAASDDFLDRAIGKGPGASPAPPPRTTLQQTGPRAVTVQPGG; this comes from the coding sequence CCCAGCCGGGGCAGACCGTGGTCGTGCGTGCCCGCGACGGTAGCGAGCTGATCGAACTCGGGCCGAGCTATGGCCAGTGGCTCAACTCCGACCAGATCCCGCAAGTGATGAAGGACGCGATGGTCTCGGTCGAGGACCGGCGGTTCTATTCGCACTTCGGGGTCGATCCGATCGGACTGGTGCGTGCAATCTACGTGTGGATGACTGGCGACAAGCGGATCCAGGCGACCTCTACGATCACCCAGCAGCTTGCGCGCAACCTGTTCCTCAATTCGAACCGCTCGTTCGATCGCAAGGTGCGCGAGGCGGTGCTGGCGATGGCACTGGAGATGAAGTTCTCCAAGCAACAGATCCTCGCGCTCTATCTCAACAAGGTCTATTTCGGCGGCGGCGCCTACGGTATCGATTCCGCCAGCCGCAAGTTCTTCAGCCACCCGGCGACGCACCTGTCGGTCGGCGAAGCGGCGATTATCGCCGGACTGGTCAAGGCTCCCAGCCGGTTCTCGCCCACCGCCGACGTTGATGCAGCGGTCAAACGCGCCAATGTCGTACTGGCGCTGATGCGCGAACAGGGCCGGATCAGTGCCAGCGAGGCGGCGGTCAACCCGGCGACAGTCAAGCTCAAGAAGGACAGCAACGAGAATTCGGTGCGTTACTTCACCGACTGGGTCCTGCCGCAGCTCGAAGTGATGGTACCCGACACGACCGAGCCACTCGAGGTCTGGACCACACTCGATCCGGGGATGCAGAATGCCGCGGCACAAGCGATCAAGGCCAATGCGCCGAAGGGCGCGCAAGGTGCGCTCGTCTCGCTCGATCGCGATGGCGCGATCCTCGCGATGGTCGGCGGGACCGACTACGTCACCAGCAACTACAACCGTGCGACCGAGGCGATGCGCCAGCCCGGTTCGGCGTGGAAGCTGTTCGTCTACATCGCTGCGCTCGAGGCCGGGTACACGCCCGACGACCGGGTCAAGGACGTGCCGGTGACGATCGACGGCTGGTCGCCGCACAACGCGGGCGGTTCGTACGCCGGCGAAATGAGCGTGCGCGATGCATTTGCCTATTCGAAAAACACCGTTGCCGCGCAATTGGGCAACGAAGTCGGCTTCGGCACGGTGGCTTCGGTCGCGCGGCGGTTCGGAATTACCACCCCGATCTCGACCTATCCGGCGATGGTGCTGGGTTCATCGGAAGTGCGGGTGATACAGCTGACCCAGGCGTTCGCGGAGATTTCGGACGGCGGGTTCGCGATCCAGCCGTACGGCATCGTCAAGGTCACCGACACCAAGGGCGATGTCCTGTTCCAGCACCAGCCGGGCCGCTTCGGACAGCTGATCCCCGACTACGTCGCTGCCGGGATGACCGACATGCTGCAGACGACCGTGGCCACGGGGACCGCGCGTGCTGCGCAGATCGGCCGCCCAGTTGCGGGTAAGACCGGCACCACGAGCCTCAACAAGGATGGCTGGTTCCTCGGCTTTTCGAGCGGGATCACCACCGGGGTGTGGATGGGGCGCGACGATGCCAAGCCGGTGCCCGGCCTGCACGGCGGATCGGCCCCTGCGAAGGCGTTCGCCGACTACATGAACTATGCAGTCAAGGACCGCCCGGTGGAGCAGTTCAAGACCGAGCTCAAATTGCCCGAGTGGCAGCAGGAGCCGGACGACGAGCACTACTACGACGGCAATCCCGGCGACTATTATTACACCGACGAGCAGGGCAACCTGATCCAGCCCAACAAACCCGAAACCCCGGGCCAGATGGCATTCCCGCCGGGCAGCGAACCGGGTGCACAGTCTGCGCCGTCGCGCAATTCGCCCAACCCGCCGTCGGGTGACAATGGCCAGGCCGCAAGCGACGATTTCCTCGATCGGGCGATCGGCAAGGGACCGGGCGCGTCGCCCGCACCGCCCCCGCGCACGACGTTGCAGCAAACCGGGCCACGCGCCGTTACGGTCCAGCCCGGCGGCTAA